A region of Mesorhizobium sp. M3A.F.Ca.ET.080.04.2.1 DNA encodes the following proteins:
- a CDS encoding SDR family oxidoreductase has protein sequence MSTKSDSQQTVRKQRAVQRNIDAKDKAKDKAKPKAKSPGAMQAGARKYPEPPFPKQHHPKPGQEWAIDPAPLYDAPFWQGSNKLDGKVALVTGGDSGIGRAVAVLFAREGADVAIVYLSEDRDAKATKQAVEAEGRRCIILRGDVAKRAFCRKAVAETVKRLGHLDILVNNAAFQIHASEFADLTEEHFDTTLKTNLYGYFHMAQEAVPHLKPGSAIINTGSVTGIEGSRELVDYSMTKGGIHAFTRALSGNLIAKGIRVNAVAPGPVWTPLNPSEKEAEDVSQFGAKTPMKRPAQPEEIAPAYVFLASPQCSSYITGEILPIVGGY, from the coding sequence AGACCGTTCGCAAGCAGCGCGCCGTGCAGCGCAACATAGACGCCAAGGATAAGGCCAAGGACAAGGCCAAGCCGAAAGCGAAGTCGCCGGGCGCCATGCAGGCGGGCGCGCGCAAATACCCGGAGCCGCCGTTCCCGAAGCAGCATCATCCCAAGCCCGGCCAGGAATGGGCCATCGATCCGGCGCCCCTTTACGACGCGCCGTTCTGGCAGGGATCGAACAAGCTCGACGGCAAGGTGGCGCTGGTCACCGGCGGCGACTCCGGCATCGGGCGGGCCGTCGCCGTGCTGTTCGCGCGGGAAGGAGCGGACGTCGCCATCGTCTATCTCAGCGAGGACCGCGACGCCAAGGCGACCAAGCAGGCGGTCGAGGCCGAGGGCAGGCGCTGCATCATCCTGCGCGGCGACGTCGCCAAACGCGCCTTCTGCCGCAAGGCCGTGGCCGAGACCGTCAAGAGGCTGGGACACCTCGACATTCTCGTCAACAACGCCGCCTTCCAAATTCATGCGAGCGAATTTGCCGACCTCACCGAGGAGCATTTCGACACCACGCTGAAGACCAATCTCTACGGCTATTTCCACATGGCGCAGGAAGCCGTCCCACACCTGAAGCCGGGCTCGGCCATCATCAACACCGGCTCGGTCACCGGCATCGAGGGCTCGAGGGAACTGGTCGACTATTCGATGACCAAGGGCGGCATCCACGCCTTCACTCGGGCGCTCTCCGGCAACCTGATCGCCAAGGGCATTCGCGTCAACGCGGTCGCGCCGGGACCGGTGTGGACGCCGCTCAACCCGTCGGAAAAGGAGGCCGAGGATGTTTCGCAGTTCGGCGCCAAGACGCCGATGAAGCGTCCCGCCCAGCCGGAAGAGATCGCGCCGGCCTATGTGTTCCTCGCCTCGCCGCAGTGCTCCAGCTACATCACCGGCGAGATCCTGCCGATCGTCGGGGGTTACTGA